The Urbifossiella limnaea genome has a window encoding:
- a CDS encoding tubulin-like doman-containing protein — MSVRIESHAEPIPGYKLLDRLGSGGFGEVWRCEAPGGINKAVKVIFGDLRSQDNDLVRYAEQELKALKRVKQVRHPYLLALDRYDIVDGKLMIVMELADCNLWDRFRECREKGHPGIPRDELLGYMREAAEVLDLMNDQFGLQHLDIKPQNLFLLYNHVKVADFGQVKDLQGVMASVTGGITPVYAAPETFDGLVSRYCDQYSLACVYQELLTGQRPFDGTSMSQLLMQHLQLPPDLAPSPPADRPALLRALAKRPDDRWPTVSAFVRAIQDGGGGSGAVGRAAPTADSANDLGPKPGSGIHGLELETPSPRGLLDTDNHAALITPAPPEVTGDGPLRPAVVIGIGQAGLRVAQRLRFELAERYGPAEFTPLVRTLAIDTDPDTLDDAERPRPQDRLAALPADCIIPAKLNRASHYLKPRLNGRNLTDGWFDPQLLYRIPRTPQTMGLRLFGRLAFMDHYRTVMAKLGAELEAALAPDSLHLTEQRTGLRRRTNRPRVYVVAGAGGGTGGGMLLDVAYAVRARLKRMGYESPELVGVLFLPPADASLAPPQALGNAYATLTELNHYTRPDTTFTAHYDDRSGAVKEKDAPFTRVLLVPGPAGAVFNGTRSTPPATGVVGRGALTRPAPAGVGTRMTPPGIAVPGARKPGSGATGTPGSRVVPVPGFGQTPEPAGTAFKAVTQVAELIRLDLFTPVGRTADAQREAKLAGLPPGVTVGAFGVAAFDWPRAEVVVRTAETVSRKVLTAWLLPNVKRAREVIPTWAAAQWTRMELDPDAVLARLQAAAESATGARTEDLIAAATEPLVPKGWLARLPEPERVAVAVDGLVKLFGPPSGPAHRVPTAAEGAVAEAALAVANEAALHLRTVVAGLVEDPQFRLAGAEEATRQFLATTDRLAEKYYAEAAAADLKATAAYECLVQYTHFQKGMRKPAAAEIADALRLFPRARYQGVLHRTLARLYQTVRDPLEAQLADVSGCRERLAEVAGPVGPAAADFIPGPRRLMPPGCLGVDDAVARFEGVLTDADQAAIDARVQALLEPEHGGLFQACFSSSAGPEGVVAAVREEARSYLDARLGDVDMGAMFAERFRSRQSAEAAVGHAFAEAEPEWVGGGPWTGTEVTVLAVPDGVAGAPVRELAARAIPVAGLPTADSRDDVTIYREYPAVPLSAVPHLGPAGSTAYQNLPESNQCSLHSRLDVTAWTGVDD, encoded by the coding sequence ATGTCCGTCCGTATCGAGAGCCACGCCGAGCCCATCCCGGGCTACAAGCTGCTCGACCGCCTCGGGTCGGGCGGGTTCGGCGAGGTGTGGCGGTGCGAGGCGCCCGGCGGCATCAACAAGGCCGTCAAGGTCATCTTCGGCGACCTCCGCAGCCAGGACAACGACCTCGTCCGCTACGCCGAGCAGGAGCTCAAGGCGCTCAAGCGCGTCAAGCAAGTCCGCCACCCGTACCTGCTCGCCCTCGACCGGTACGACATCGTCGACGGCAAGCTGATGATCGTGATGGAGTTGGCCGACTGCAACCTGTGGGACCGGTTTCGCGAGTGCCGCGAGAAGGGCCACCCGGGCATCCCGCGCGACGAGCTCCTCGGCTACATGCGCGAGGCCGCCGAAGTGCTCGACCTGATGAACGACCAGTTCGGGTTACAGCACCTCGACATCAAGCCGCAGAACCTGTTCCTGCTGTACAACCACGTGAAGGTCGCCGACTTCGGGCAGGTCAAGGACTTGCAAGGGGTCATGGCCAGCGTCACCGGCGGCATCACCCCGGTGTACGCGGCCCCCGAGACGTTCGACGGCCTCGTGTCGCGGTACTGCGACCAGTACAGCCTGGCGTGCGTGTACCAGGAACTGCTGACGGGGCAGCGGCCGTTCGACGGCACCAGCATGAGCCAGCTGCTGATGCAGCACCTGCAGCTGCCGCCGGACCTGGCCCCGAGCCCACCCGCCGACCGGCCGGCGCTCCTGCGGGCGCTGGCGAAGCGGCCCGATGACCGCTGGCCGACCGTGTCCGCGTTCGTACGCGCCATCCAGGACGGCGGCGGCGGCAGCGGTGCCGTCGGCCGCGCCGCGCCGACGGCCGACTCGGCCAACGACCTCGGCCCGAAGCCCGGCTCCGGCATCCACGGCCTGGAGTTGGAGACGCCTTCCCCGCGCGGCCTGCTCGACACCGACAACCACGCCGCCCTCATCACGCCCGCCCCGCCCGAGGTCACCGGCGACGGCCCGCTGCGGCCCGCCGTCGTCATCGGCATCGGGCAGGCCGGCCTGCGGGTGGCGCAGCGGCTGCGATTCGAGCTGGCCGAGCGGTACGGCCCGGCCGAGTTCACGCCACTGGTCCGCACCCTCGCCATCGACACCGACCCGGACACGCTCGACGACGCCGAGCGGCCGCGGCCACAGGACCGGCTGGCGGCGCTGCCGGCGGACTGCATCATTCCGGCGAAGCTGAACCGGGCCAGCCACTACCTCAAGCCGCGGCTCAACGGCCGCAACCTCACCGACGGCTGGTTCGACCCGCAGCTGCTGTACCGCATTCCGCGGACGCCCCAGACGATGGGCCTCCGCCTGTTCGGCCGGCTCGCATTCATGGACCACTACCGCACCGTCATGGCGAAGCTCGGCGCCGAGCTGGAAGCCGCGCTGGCCCCGGACAGCCTGCACCTGACGGAGCAGCGCACGGGGCTCCGCCGGCGGACGAACCGGCCGCGGGTGTACGTCGTGGCCGGGGCCGGCGGCGGCACCGGCGGCGGGATGCTGCTCGACGTGGCCTACGCCGTCCGCGCGCGGCTGAAGCGGATGGGGTACGAGAGCCCGGAGCTCGTCGGCGTGCTATTCCTGCCGCCGGCCGACGCCTCGCTGGCCCCGCCGCAGGCGCTCGGCAACGCCTACGCCACGCTCACCGAGCTGAACCACTACACCCGGCCGGACACGACGTTCACCGCCCACTACGACGACCGCAGCGGGGCGGTCAAGGAGAAGGACGCGCCGTTCACCCGGGTGCTGCTCGTGCCCGGCCCGGCGGGGGCGGTGTTCAACGGCACCCGTTCCACGCCGCCGGCCACCGGCGTCGTCGGCCGCGGGGCCCTCACCCGCCCGGCGCCGGCGGGCGTCGGCACGCGAATGACGCCGCCGGGCATCGCCGTCCCCGGGGCGCGCAAGCCCGGCTCCGGGGCCACCGGCACACCCGGGTCGCGCGTCGTCCCGGTGCCGGGGTTCGGGCAGACGCCGGAACCGGCCGGGACCGCATTCAAGGCCGTCACCCAGGTCGCCGAGCTGATCCGCCTCGACCTGTTTACCCCGGTCGGTCGGACCGCCGACGCCCAGCGCGAGGCGAAGCTGGCCGGCCTGCCGCCAGGCGTCACCGTGGGCGCGTTCGGCGTCGCGGCGTTCGATTGGCCGCGTGCCGAGGTCGTGGTCCGGACGGCGGAGACGGTGTCGCGGAAGGTCCTGACGGCGTGGCTCCTGCCGAACGTGAAGCGTGCCCGCGAGGTGATCCCGACGTGGGCCGCCGCCCAGTGGACGCGGATGGAACTCGACCCGGACGCGGTGCTGGCGCGGCTCCAGGCCGCGGCTGAATCCGCGACGGGGGCGCGCACCGAAGACCTGATCGCCGCCGCGACCGAGCCGCTGGTCCCGAAGGGCTGGCTGGCCCGGCTGCCGGAGCCCGAGCGCGTCGCCGTCGCGGTGGACGGGCTGGTGAAGTTGTTCGGCCCGCCGTCGGGGCCGGCGCACCGCGTGCCGACGGCCGCCGAGGGGGCCGTGGCCGAGGCCGCGCTGGCGGTCGCCAACGAGGCGGCGCTCCACCTGCGGACGGTCGTCGCGGGCCTGGTCGAAGACCCCCAGTTCCGCCTGGCCGGGGCCGAGGAGGCGACCCGACAGTTCCTGGCGACGACGGACCGCCTCGCCGAGAAGTATTACGCCGAGGCCGCCGCCGCCGACCTGAAGGCGACCGCCGCCTACGAGTGCCTCGTGCAGTACACGCACTTTCAGAAGGGGATGCGCAAGCCGGCCGCGGCCGAGATCGCGGACGCGCTGCGGCTGTTCCCCCGCGCCCGCTACCAGGGCGTGCTGCACCGCACGCTGGCCCGGCTGTACCAGACGGTGCGCGACCCGCTGGAGGCGCAGCTGGCCGACGTCTCCGGCTGCCGCGAACGGCTGGCCGAAGTGGCGGGGCCGGTCGGGCCGGCGGCGGCGGACTTCATCCCCGGCCCGCGCCGGCTGATGCCGCCCGGGTGCCTCGGCGTCGACGACGCGGTGGCCCGGTTCGAGGGCGTGCTGACCGACGCCGACCAGGCGGCCATCGACGCCCGGGTGCAGGCGCTGCTGGAGCCGGAGCACGGCGGCCTGTTCCAGGCGTGCTTCTCGTCGTCGGCCGGCCCCGAGGGCGTGGTCGCGGCGGTGCGCGAGGAGGCGCGGTCGTACCTCGACGCGCGGCTCGGCGACGTCGACATGGGGGCGATGTTCGCGGAGCGGTTCCGCAGCCGGCAGAGCGCCGAGGCCGCGGTCGGCCACGCCTTCGCGGAGGCGGAACCGGAGTGGGTCGGCGGCGGCCCGTGGACCGGCACGGAAGTCACGGTGCTGGCGGTGCCGGACGGCGTGGCCGGCGCCCCGGTGCGGGAGCTGGCGGCGCGGGCGATCCCCGTCGCGGGGCTGCCGACGGCCGACAGCCGCGACGACGTGACCATCTACCGCGAGTACCCCGCGGTGCCGCTGTCGGCGGTGCCGCACCTGGGGCCGGCGGGTTCGACGGCGTACCAGAACCTGCCCGAGTCGAACCAGTGCAGCCTCCACAGCCGGCTCGACGTGACGGCGTGGACGGGGGTGGACGACTGA